The proteins below come from a single Streptomyces sp. B3I8 genomic window:
- a CDS encoding peptidylprolyl isomerase produces MAEQLYATLKTSLGDIEVRLLPNHAPRTVRNFVELATGEREWTNPVTGEKSADRLYDGTVFHRVMSGFMIQGGDPLGNGTGDPGYQFDDEFHPDLSFNKPYLMAMANAGPNTNGSQFFITVSPTTWLTRKHTIFGEVVDPAGQKVVDAIALTPVNPRTNRPVDDIVLETVVVETRPS; encoded by the coding sequence GTGGCCGAGCAGCTCTACGCCACCTTGAAGACCAGCCTCGGCGACATCGAGGTCCGGCTGCTGCCGAACCACGCGCCCCGGACGGTGCGGAACTTCGTCGAGCTCGCCACGGGGGAGCGCGAGTGGACCAACCCCGTCACCGGCGAGAAGTCGGCGGACCGGCTCTACGACGGCACGGTCTTCCACCGTGTGATGAGCGGATTCATGATCCAGGGCGGTGACCCCCTGGGCAACGGCACCGGCGATCCCGGGTACCAGTTCGACGACGAGTTCCACCCGGACCTGTCGTTCAACAAGCCGTATCTGATGGCCATGGCGAATGCCGGGCCGAACACCAACGGGTCCCAGTTCTTCATCACCGTGTCCCCGACGACCTGGCTGACCCGCAAGCACACCATCTTCGGCGAGGTCGTCGATCCGGCCGGACAGAAGGTCGTGGACGCCATCGCCCTCACCCCGGTGAACCCCCGCACCAACCGTCCGGTCGACGACATCGTCCTGGAGACCGTCGTCGTCGAGACCCGCCCGTCCTGA
- a CDS encoding rhomboid family intramembrane serine protease, producing the protein MDHAPGSPQGPREENPHGSSELPVCYRHPARETGIRCTRCERPICPECMVDASVGFQCPDCANRGSGTGHPHSAARPRTLAGGTVTADPNLVTKVLIGLNLALFLVQQSLGDDFTHRFELLGRASYTGYSPLEGIAEGQYYRLLTAMFLHGGYTHVIFNMLSLWWLGAPLEKALGRSRFLALYLVSGLAGSALSYLTAAPTQPSLGASGAIFGLFGAIAVLVRRLNYDMRPVLALLTINLIITFAWPGIAWQAHIGGLVAGVVIGYAMVHAPRERRASIQYGTCALVLAVVIVMTVVRTAQLT; encoded by the coding sequence ATGGACCACGCGCCAGGCAGCCCGCAGGGGCCGCGCGAGGAGAACCCGCACGGTTCCTCGGAGCTGCCCGTCTGTTACCGGCACCCCGCCCGCGAGACGGGGATCCGCTGCACCCGCTGCGAGCGCCCCATCTGCCCCGAGTGCATGGTCGACGCCTCCGTCGGCTTCCAGTGCCCGGACTGCGCCAACCGCGGTTCCGGCACCGGACACCCGCACTCGGCCGCCCGCCCCCGCACCCTCGCGGGCGGCACGGTCACCGCCGACCCGAACCTGGTCACCAAGGTGCTGATCGGGCTCAACCTCGCCCTCTTCCTGGTCCAGCAGAGCCTCGGCGACGACTTCACCCACCGCTTCGAACTGCTCGGCCGGGCCTCGTACACCGGCTACAGCCCGCTCGAAGGGATCGCGGAGGGCCAGTACTACCGGCTGCTGACCGCGATGTTCCTGCACGGCGGCTACACGCACGTCATCTTCAACATGCTGTCCCTGTGGTGGCTCGGTGCCCCGCTGGAGAAGGCCCTCGGCCGCTCCCGCTTCCTCGCGCTCTACCTGGTCTCGGGGCTGGCCGGCAGCGCGCTCAGTTATCTGACCGCAGCACCCACCCAGCCCTCGCTGGGCGCCTCCGGCGCGATCTTCGGCCTGTTCGGCGCCATCGCGGTCCTCGTGCGCCGGCTCAACTACGACATGCGCCCGGTGCTCGCCCTGCTGACGATCAACCTGATCATCACGTTCGCCTGGCCCGGCATCGCCTGGCAGGCGCACATCGGCGGTCTCGTGGCCGGTGTCGTGATCGGTTACGCCATGGTGCATGCACCGCGTGAGCGCCGCGCGTCGATCCAGTACGGCACGTGCGCGCTGGTGCTGGCGGTCGTGATCGTCATGACGGTGGTCAGAACCGCGCAGCTCACCTGA
- the crgA gene encoding cell division protein CrgA — protein sequence MPKSRIRKKADYTPPPSSRQAASIKLTNRSWVAPVMLAMFVIGLAWIVVFYVTDGSLPIDALDNWNIVVGFGFIAAGFGVSTQWK from the coding sequence GTGCCGAAGTCACGTATCCGCAAGAAGGCCGACTACACGCCGCCCCCGTCGTCGAGGCAGGCGGCCAGCATCAAGCTGACCAACCGCAGTTGGGTCGCACCCGTCATGCTGGCCATGTTCGTCATCGGCCTGGCGTGGATCGTCGTCTTCTACGTCACCGACGGGTCCCTGCCGATCGACGCGCTCGACAACTGGAACATCGTGGTCGGCTTCGGGTTCATCGCCGCCGGGTTCGGCGTCTCCACCCAGTGGAAGTGA